In Dromaius novaehollandiae isolate bDroNov1 chromosome 3, bDroNov1.hap1, whole genome shotgun sequence, the following are encoded in one genomic region:
- the GPR63 gene encoding probable G-protein coupled receptor 63 isoform X1: MVFSAMLTLAHSGTSNATFIVYENAYTNFTTPQFLLRSGTTQPLRYSSGAVLTTERSTFLVNTTAILPSQEVFRSLSLPLQIILSAAMIFILLVSFLGNFVVCLMVYQKAAMRSAINILLASLAFADMLLAVLNMPFALITIITTQWIFGDIFCRVSAMFFWLFVIEGVAILLIISIDRFLIIVQRQDKLNPYRAKFLIVISWAASFLVAFPLSVGNPNLQIPSRAPQCVFGYSTSPGYRAYVILILLISFFIPFLVMLYSFMGILNTVRHNAVRIHSHPDSICLSQASKLGLMSLQRPFQMNIDMSFKTRAFTTILILFLVFIVCWAPFTTYSLIATFNSHFYYKHNFFEISTWLLWLCYLKSALNPLIYYWRIKKFHDACLDLMPKYFKFLPQLPGHTRRRIRPSAIYVCGEHRSVV; this comes from the coding sequence ATGGTTTTCTCAGCAATGTTGACACTGGCCCATTCTGGGACCTCAAATGCTACTTTTATTGTTTATGAAAATGCCTATACGAATTTTACCACTCCCCAGTTTTTGCTTCGTAGTGGCACAACACAGCCATTGAGATACAGTTCAGGTGCTGTGCTCACCACTGAGAGAAGTACTTTTCTGGTAAACACTACAGCTATCCTGCCATCACAAGAAGTTTTCAGGAGCTTGAGTTTGCCACTCCAGATCATTCTTTCTGCTGCTATGATATTTATCCTATTGGTTTCTTTCCTTGGAAACTTTGTTGTCTGCCTCATGGTCTACCAGAAGGCTGCTATGCGATCTGCAATTAACATTCTCTTAGCAAGCCTGGCTTTTGCAGACATGCTGCTGGCAGTGCTGAACATGCCTTTTGCTCTGATAACAATCATTACCACTCAGTGGATTTTCGGGGATATATTCTGCAGAGTGTCTGCCATGTTTTTCTGGCTTTTCGTCATAGAAGGGGTAGCAATTCTTCTTATTATTAGCATTGACCGATTTCTTATCATAGTTCAGAGGCAAGATAAACTGAACCCTTACCGTGCAAAGTTTCTTATTGTGATTTCCTGGGCAGCGTCCTTTCTTGTTGCTTTTCCGCTTTCAGTAGGGAATCCTAATCTGCAGATACCCTCGAGAGCACCTCAGTGTGTTTTTGGCTACTCTACAAGCCCAGGCTACAGGGCCTATGTGATACTTATCttgctaatttctttttttattccattcCTGGTAATGCTGTATTCTTTTATGGGCATACTCAACACCGTCCGCCACAACGCAGTTCGTATCCATAGCCACCCTGATAGCATATGCCTCAGCCAGGCCAGCAAACTTGGTCTCATGAGCTTACAGAGACCTTTTCAGATGAATATTGATATGAGCTTTAAAACTCGTGCCTTCACAACCATCTTGATTTTGTTCCTTGTCTTCATAGTCTGTTGGGCACCCTTCACCACTTACAGCCTTATTGCCACATTCAACAGCCACTTCTACTACAAGCACAACTTTTTTGAGATAAGCACTTGGCTCCTTTGGCTCTGCTACCTCAAGTCTGCACTGAACCCACTGATTTACTACTGGAGGATTAAGAAGTTTCATGATGCATGCTTAGACTTAATGCCCAAATACTTCAAATTTTTGCCACAGCTACCTGGCCATACAAGGAGGCGCATTCGACCCAGTGCCATCTATGTGTGTGGGGAGCATCGGTCGGTAGTGTAA